GGCCGGCGCGAACATTGTCTGTTTGCAAGAACTATTCCACGGTTTGTATCCGTGCCAGAGTGAAGAGCATGGGCGATTCGACGAGGCCGAGCCAATTCCAGGTCCAACGAGCGAGATCCTCGCCGCTGCCGCCAAGCAGCACGGCGTGGCGATTGTCGGCTCGTTGTTTGAGCGCCGCGCGCCAGGCATTTATCATAACACGGCGGTTGTCTTCGACGCCGACGGCGGCACGGCGGGAGTCTATCGCAAGATGCACATTCCCGACGACCCGAATTATTACGAGAAATTCTATTTCACGCCGGGCGACTTGGGATTTGGCGCATTTGACACGAAATTCGGCAAAGTCGGCCCGTTGGTGTGCTGGGACCAGTGGTATCCCGAAGCAGCGCGGTTGACCGCCCTGCACGGCGCACAAATTCTGTTGTACCCCACGGCCATCGGATGGTTGCACGCCGAGAAAATAGAATTTGG
This Pirellulales bacterium DNA region includes the following protein-coding sequences:
- a CDS encoding carbon-nitrogen hydrolase, encoding MNLALVQISCTASKQKNVDKVLARIAEAAAAGANIVCLQELFHGLYPCQSEEHGRFDEAEPIPGPTSEILAAAAKQHGVAIVGSLFERRAPGIYHNTAVVFDADGGTAGVYRKMHIPDDPNYYEKFYFTPGDLGFGAFDTKFGKVGPLVCWDQWYPEAARLTALHGAQILLYPTAIGWLHAEKIEFGTSQHAAWETMMRSHAIANGVFVAAVNRVGTEQGIEFWGASFVADPNGNIIARASHDKEETIIVECDLARIDVVRTHWPFLRDRRIDAYGGITQRYLD